One segment of Streptomyces sp. XD-27 DNA contains the following:
- a CDS encoding SpoIIE family protein phosphatase, translating to MRTEDVLAAVATGLWRWDGASECVTLDAEAARLIGLPAEPTVLGESAIRARFHPVDWVGVQAVAELAIAEGTLAEARLRVVDGRGTVLRTIRTRCRLTTTAAGDQQLVGTFQEVAGPQPGAGAARPGTGAGRPGGETWAGTDEWRRGREAFLLDAGRALAEAVSTTEVLRVVSGLSMPGFEPSGMAVLGADGDRITIIGHHGHRPEDEKPFLDLRVDGDHPPAEVIRTGRAVYLPTPEEYRRRFPAAFRLTERFKRRSWAFLPLTVAGHTMGAWMAAFNHPVAFSPDERSVLGTVARMLAQALSRAHLHDTERALSDGLQRTMLPAAKPDIPGLSVAARYVPTGGGLQVGGDWYDVIDLPSGRTALVIGDVQGHDVRAAGLMGQLRIALRAYAAEGHHPDAVLSRASRFLAGLVDGSGQQAAGAYDAPDAYAPHAYAPDRYGPDAYDPRFATCLYAEVDPVAGTLDIARAGHCDPAVRLADGTLMTRPTAGGLPLGIDPDADYPTTRIVLDPGETLLLCTDGLIETGGHDLDSGWARIREVCEAHPADSPGGLEGLADALVQAVHGPASHHTTGPLADRREDDIALLLISRDAEVCVVGARSAPLRRTAMTVAQAQPERIADGREQVRQLLHDWLDPDQVESAVLLVSELITNVLVHTDGDALMLAEISGKRGARRFRLDVADDSDELPHRRRPGELASSGRGLWLLEMLADTWGVDPRGTGKCIWFELREGSRSA from the coding sequence ATGCGCACCGAGGACGTCCTGGCCGCCGTCGCCACCGGCCTGTGGCGCTGGGACGGTGCCTCGGAGTGCGTCACCCTCGACGCCGAGGCCGCCCGGCTGATCGGGCTGCCCGCCGAGCCGACCGTACTGGGCGAGTCGGCCATCCGCGCCCGTTTCCACCCGGTGGACTGGGTCGGGGTCCAGGCCGTCGCCGAGCTCGCGATAGCCGAGGGCACCCTGGCGGAGGCCCGGCTGCGGGTGGTGGACGGGCGCGGCACCGTGCTGCGGACCATACGCACCCGGTGCCGGCTGACGACCACCGCGGCCGGCGACCAGCAGCTCGTCGGCACCTTCCAGGAGGTCGCGGGGCCGCAACCGGGCGCCGGGGCGGCCCGGCCCGGCACCGGGGCCGGCCGGCCCGGCGGCGAGACCTGGGCGGGCACCGACGAGTGGCGGCGCGGCCGGGAGGCGTTCCTGCTGGACGCGGGCCGGGCGCTCGCCGAGGCGGTCTCGACCACCGAGGTGCTGCGGGTGGTCTCCGGCCTGTCCATGCCGGGCTTCGAGCCGTCGGGGATGGCCGTCCTGGGCGCCGACGGCGACCGGATCACGATCATCGGGCACCACGGGCACCGGCCGGAGGACGAGAAGCCGTTCCTGGACCTGAGGGTGGACGGCGACCATCCGCCCGCCGAGGTGATCCGTACCGGGCGGGCGGTCTATCTGCCGACCCCGGAGGAGTACCGGCGGCGCTTCCCGGCCGCCTTCCGGCTCACCGAGCGGTTCAAGCGCCGCTCCTGGGCCTTTCTGCCGCTGACCGTCGCGGGCCACACCATGGGCGCCTGGATGGCGGCGTTCAACCATCCGGTGGCGTTCAGCCCGGACGAGCGCTCGGTGCTCGGCACGGTCGCCCGGATGCTCGCCCAGGCGCTGTCCCGCGCCCACCTGCACGACACGGAGCGCGCGCTGTCCGACGGGCTCCAGCGCACCATGCTGCCCGCCGCCAAGCCCGACATACCCGGGCTCTCGGTGGCCGCGCGCTATGTGCCGACCGGCGGCGGGCTCCAGGTGGGCGGCGACTGGTACGACGTGATCGACCTGCCGTCGGGGCGTACGGCCCTGGTCATCGGCGACGTACAGGGCCACGACGTGCGGGCGGCCGGGCTGATGGGCCAGCTGCGGATCGCGCTGCGCGCGTACGCCGCCGAGGGCCACCACCCGGACGCCGTGCTCTCCCGGGCCTCCCGCTTCCTGGCCGGCCTGGTCGACGGGTCGGGGCAGCAGGCGGCGGGCGCGTACGACGCCCCGGACGCGTACGCCCCGCACGCCTACGCCCCGGACAGGTACGGCCCGGACGCCTACGACCCGCGCTTCGCGACCTGCCTGTACGCCGAGGTGGACCCGGTGGCGGGGACCCTCGACATCGCCCGCGCGGGCCACTGCGACCCGGCGGTACGGCTCGCCGACGGCACGCTGATGACGCGGCCCACCGCGGGCGGGCTGCCGCTGGGGATCGACCCCGACGCCGACTATCCGACGACGCGGATCGTGCTCGACCCGGGCGAGACGCTGCTGCTGTGCACCGACGGCCTGATCGAGACCGGCGGGCACGACCTGGACAGCGGCTGGGCGCGGATCCGCGAGGTCTGCGAGGCGCACCCGGCCGACAGCCCCGGCGGCCTGGAGGGCCTGGCCGACGCCCTGGTCCAGGCCGTGCACGGCCCCGCCTCCCACCACACCACCGGCCCGCTCGCCGACCGCCGCGAGGACGACATCGCGCTGCTGCTGATCAGCCGGGACGCGGAGGTGTGCGTCGTGGGGGCGCGGTCGGCGCCGCTGCGGCGTACGGCGATGACGGTCGCCCAGGCCCAGCCGGAGCGGATCGCCGACGGCCGCGAGCAGGTGCGCCAGCTCCTCCACGACTGGCTGGACCCCGACCAGGTCGAGTCGGCCGTGCTGCTGGTCTCCGAGCTGATCACCAACGTCCTGGTGCACACCGACGGCGACGCGCTGATGCTCGCCGAGATCAGCGGCAAGCGCGGCGCGCGCCGCTTCCGCCTGGACGTGGCGGACGACAGCGACGAACTCCCCCACCGCCGCCGGCCCGGCGAACTGGCCTCCTCGGGCCGCGGCCTGTGGCTGCTGGAGATGCTCGCCGACACGTGGGGCGTGGACCCGCGGGGCACGGGCAAGTGCATCTGGTTCGAGTTGCGGGAGGGCTCGCGGTCGGCCTAG
- a CDS encoding type II toxin-antitoxin system VapC family toxin, whose protein sequence is MIVVDASVFAFSLLDEGGTGDRCRTALAADDRWIAPQHWTIEVMSVIRGNLLGGKISRPQADDAVAALAQLDPVVPLTRVLIPRIWQLRGNLTAYDAAYVAAAEAYECPLLTTDARLSRASGVRCAVEVLS, encoded by the coding sequence GTGATCGTCGTGGACGCCTCCGTCTTCGCGTTCTCCTTGCTCGACGAAGGCGGCACGGGTGACCGATGCAGGACCGCGCTCGCCGCGGACGACCGCTGGATCGCACCGCAGCACTGGACCATCGAAGTGATGTCGGTGATCCGGGGAAACCTCCTGGGCGGCAAGATCTCCCGCCCGCAGGCGGATGACGCGGTGGCGGCGCTGGCCCAGCTTGACCCGGTCGTCCCGCTCACTCGCGTGCTGATCCCTCGGATCTGGCAGCTCCGCGGCAACCTCACCGCCTACGACGCCGCCTACGTGGCCGCCGCCGAGGCGTACGAATGCCCCCTACTCACCACCGACGCCCGTCTGTCTCGTGCTTCCGGTGTTCGCTGCGCGGTGGAAGTGCTCAGCTGA
- a CDS encoding VWA domain-containing protein yields the protein MAGRAESTEREEPTSATATTSTSASASGSAPAPSSASRSARHEESAATSRSAPKEEPTPPAGEREATPKAADAGASAAAGTADAETTTSAGPADAGTTDAGTADAGTAATAGTVGTRAETAIGTLDAGTTAATGTADAGTLASAGTADAGPYDGSRPGDMDGGSPTGDAVRPERAAGPVDEPVDEPDGPTLDDPAFTKPLKTLDELLESPAPAEANAPSEHPEPAPATAATTAGTVPPAREPEPEAAAETPEPTERGEARPEPGESATPAVTDPEARPAAEAEPEGEPTTTESATAEGAASERKPEAAAETRPAEAAEPTTSTDPAEVRTGLGESADLATADSPAEPASEPAAETAEAVEVVPDAADPADAPTEDVLAQPEAESEAADGANSGETTATGDEARLEPTTEDRPETAAVSEAGPGVTPEPKAAAPAADGGAAAEPAAEPTTATQPAPEATPAPETAGEPEPAPTASPERAPAPAPAPEAAGEPEPAPATAPEAAPTPVPAPEAAPAAEPKATEASSDPAAAPSLRKVETHAPALVSLYKAAADTLGKHGLAGQRAAVYLVLDRSGSMRRYYKDGTVQHLAEQALALSANLDDDGTVPVVFFSTDVDGTADLDLTNHSGRIAELHASLGHMGRTNYHWAIAAVVEHYKKSGTEDPAFVIFQTDGAPTSKPAAEKALCEAAGLPIFWQFVGFGDPDAKGFDFLRKLDDLAVPEKRVIDNAGFFHAGPEPREVADAELYRELMAEFPEWLREARNAGIVKD from the coding sequence ATGGCAGGGCGGGCGGAGTCGACGGAGCGCGAGGAGCCGACGTCGGCGACGGCGACGACGTCGACGTCTGCGTCTGCGTCTGGGTCTGCGCCTGCACCGTCGTCGGCGTCGCGTTCGGCGCGGCACGAGGAGTCGGCGGCGACGTCGCGGTCGGCGCCGAAGGAGGAGCCGACGCCGCCGGCCGGGGAGCGCGAGGCCACGCCGAAGGCGGCCGACGCGGGGGCGTCCGCCGCTGCCGGGACGGCCGACGCGGAGACGACAACCAGCGCAGGACCGGCGGACGCCGGGACGACGGACGCGGGTACGGCGGACGCGGGTACGGCGGCCACTGCCGGAACGGTCGGCACGAGGGCGGAGACCGCGATCGGGACCCTCGACGCGGGCACGACGGCCGCGACCGGGACGGCCGACGCGGGCACGTTGGCCTCGGCCGGGACGGCCGACGCGGGACCGTACGACGGCAGTCGGCCAGGCGACATGGACGGCGGCAGTCCGACGGGCGACGCCGTGCGGCCGGAACGGGCCGCAGGCCCGGTCGACGAGCCGGTCGACGAGCCGGACGGCCCCACCCTGGACGACCCGGCCTTCACCAAGCCGCTCAAGACGCTGGACGAGCTGCTGGAATCCCCGGCCCCGGCCGAGGCGAACGCCCCGTCGGAGCACCCGGAGCCGGCACCCGCCACGGCGGCGACCACGGCCGGAACCGTCCCACCAGCCCGGGAACCGGAACCGGAGGCCGCCGCGGAGACGCCCGAACCGACGGAGCGCGGCGAAGCGCGGCCGGAGCCCGGCGAGTCGGCGACCCCGGCTGTCACGGATCCCGAGGCAAGGCCCGCCGCCGAGGCGGAGCCTGAGGGCGAGCCGACGACCACGGAGTCGGCGACGGCCGAGGGCGCCGCGTCCGAGCGCAAGCCGGAGGCGGCCGCCGAGACGCGGCCCGCCGAAGCGGCGGAGCCGACCACGTCGACTGATCCCGCCGAAGTCCGGACGGGACTCGGCGAGTCGGCAGACCTGGCCACTGCGGACTCCCCGGCGGAGCCCGCGAGCGAGCCGGCGGCGGAGACGGCCGAGGCCGTGGAGGTTGTACCGGACGCCGCCGATCCGGCGGATGCGCCCACCGAGGATGTCCTGGCCCAGCCGGAGGCGGAATCCGAGGCCGCCGACGGGGCGAACTCCGGCGAGACCACCGCGACCGGCGACGAGGCCCGGCTGGAGCCCACCACCGAAGACCGGCCGGAGACCGCCGCGGTCTCCGAGGCCGGTCCGGGAGTCACCCCTGAGCCCAAGGCCGCGGCCCCGGCCGCGGACGGTGGCGCCGCCGCCGAGCCCGCGGCGGAACCCACCACCGCGACCCAGCCCGCCCCGGAGGCGACTCCCGCGCCGGAAACGGCCGGCGAGCCCGAGCCCGCACCGACAGCCTCGCCCGAGAGGGCGCCCGCCCCGGCCCCCGCGCCGGAAGCGGCCGGCGAGCCCGAGCCCGCACCGGCAACCGCGCCGGAAGCGGCGCCCACCCCGGTACCCGCGCCGGAGGCGGCCCCGGCGGCCGAGCCCAAGGCGACCGAGGCGTCGTCGGACCCGGCGGCTGCCCCCTCGCTGCGGAAGGTCGAGACCCACGCGCCCGCGCTCGTCAGTCTCTACAAGGCCGCCGCGGACACCCTCGGCAAGCACGGCCTCGCCGGGCAGCGGGCGGCCGTGTACCTCGTCCTCGACCGCTCCGGGTCGATGCGCCGCTACTACAAGGACGGCACCGTCCAGCACCTCGCCGAGCAGGCGCTCGCCCTCTCCGCGAACCTCGACGACGACGGCACGGTCCCGGTCGTCTTCTTCTCCACCGACGTCGACGGCACGGCCGACCTCGACCTCACCAACCACAGCGGCCGCATCGCGGAACTCCACGCCTCCCTCGGGCACATGGGCCGTACGAACTACCACTGGGCAATCGCCGCCGTGGTCGAGCACTACAAGAAGTCCGGCACCGAGGACCCCGCGTTCGTGATCTTCCAGACCGACGGCGCGCCCACCAGCAAGCCCGCGGCCGAGAAGGCGCTGTGCGAGGCGGCGGGGCTGCCGATCTTCTGGCAGTTCGTCGGCTTCGGCGACCCGGACGCGAAGGGCTTCGACTTCCTGCGCAAGCTGGACGACCTGGCCGTACCGGAGAAGCGCGTGATCGACAACGCGGGCTTCTTCCACGCCGGTCCGGAGCCGCGCGAGGTGGCGGACGCCGAGCTGTACCGGGAGCTGATGGCGGAGTTCCCCGAGTGGCTGCGGGAGGCCCGCAACGCCGGGATCGTCAAGGACTGA
- a CDS encoding DNA-binding response regulator yields the protein MPARRVTVTVHGPDPLSRAGVVRHLQREPTVELIDRPRPFGGEPLGAVAVMLAERLDARAGAELRRLVRGGAQPVVLVAGELREADLMVVVEYGVRAVLWQHRTTPRRLLRAVHRVARGDRSAPYAVDRELGDLPGPGADPYAPS from the coding sequence GTGCCCGCAAGACGCGTCACGGTGACGGTCCACGGCCCCGACCCGCTCTCGCGGGCCGGGGTCGTCCGTCATCTCCAGAGGGAACCCACCGTCGAACTCATCGACCGGCCGCGGCCGTTCGGCGGTGAGCCGCTCGGGGCGGTGGCCGTCATGCTCGCCGAGCGGCTGGACGCCAGGGCCGGGGCGGAGCTGCGGCGGCTGGTGCGCGGTGGGGCGCAGCCCGTGGTGCTGGTGGCCGGGGAGCTGCGGGAGGCGGACCTGATGGTGGTGGTGGAGTACGGCGTACGGGCCGTGCTCTGGCAGCACCGGACGACGCCCCGGCGGCTGCTGCGCGCCGTGCACCGGGTGGCGCGGGGGGACCGCTCGGCGCCGTACGCGGTGGACCGGGAGCTCGGCGACCTCCCCGGCCCGGGTGCGGACCCGTACGCCCCTTCCTGA
- the metG gene encoding methionine--tRNA ligase produces the protein MARHLITSALPYINGIKHLGNMVGSMLPADVYARYMRQRGHDVLYICATDEHGTPAELAAKEAGLPVEQYCAEQHDAQKAIYEGFSLAFDHFGRSSSPENVEITQTIARELKANGFIEERAIRQVYSVADGRFLPDRYIEGTCPHCGYERARGDQCENCTRTLDPTDLVNPRSAISGSTELEVRETKHLFLLQSKLAHEVEAWVEEHGKDWPTLSYSIARKWLSEGLQDRAITRDLDWGVPVPADTWPELAAEGKVFYVWFDAPLEYVGATKEWAGAAADGEVRDWKSWWYDADATVRYTQFMGKDNVPFHTVMFPATLLGTRDKWKKVDYVKSFNWLNYYGGKFSTSQKRGVFTDAALELLPADYWRYFLVSNSPESDDVSFTWEHFAATVNKDLADTLGNFVNRVLSFSRKRFGDEVPAGKEAGEAEAKLGEEIARLLAEYEGHMDALQFRKAAASLRALWSAGNAYLEEKAPWLEIKTDQDGAALTLRTAMNLIHLYAVVSEPFIPTSAAAMRSAFALTGDTAAWVSQEQAKSLASVPAGTAFTVPPVLFAKITEEDLEGYRERFGGTEEPTA, from the coding sequence ATGGCTCGACACCTCATCACCAGCGCCCTTCCCTACATCAACGGGATCAAGCACCTGGGCAACATGGTGGGGTCCATGCTCCCGGCCGACGTCTACGCCCGCTATATGCGCCAGCGCGGGCACGACGTCCTCTACATCTGCGCGACCGACGAGCACGGCACCCCCGCCGAGCTGGCCGCCAAGGAAGCCGGGCTGCCGGTCGAGCAGTACTGCGCCGAGCAGCACGACGCGCAGAAGGCGATCTACGAGGGCTTCAGCCTGGCCTTCGACCACTTCGGCCGCAGTTCCTCGCCGGAGAACGTGGAGATCACCCAGACCATCGCGCGCGAGCTGAAGGCCAACGGCTTCATCGAGGAGCGGGCGATCCGCCAGGTCTACTCGGTGGCCGACGGCCGCTTCCTGCCCGACCGCTACATCGAGGGCACCTGCCCGCACTGCGGCTACGAGCGGGCCCGCGGCGACCAGTGCGAGAACTGCACCCGCACCCTGGACCCCACGGACCTGGTGAACCCCCGCTCGGCCATCAGCGGCAGCACCGAGCTGGAGGTGCGCGAGACCAAGCACCTGTTCCTGCTCCAGTCCAAGCTGGCCCACGAGGTCGAGGCATGGGTGGAGGAGCACGGCAAGGACTGGCCGACGCTGTCGTACTCCATCGCCCGCAAGTGGCTCAGCGAGGGCCTCCAGGACCGCGCGATCACCCGCGACCTGGACTGGGGGGTGCCGGTCCCGGCCGACACGTGGCCGGAGCTGGCCGCCGAGGGCAAGGTCTTCTACGTCTGGTTCGACGCGCCGCTCGAGTACGTCGGCGCCACCAAGGAGTGGGCCGGTGCCGCCGCCGACGGCGAGGTGCGGGACTGGAAGTCCTGGTGGTACGACGCGGACGCCACGGTCCGGTACACCCAGTTCATGGGCAAGGACAACGTCCCCTTCCACACCGTGATGTTCCCGGCGACGCTGCTGGGCACCCGCGACAAGTGGAAGAAGGTCGACTACGTCAAGTCCTTCAACTGGCTCAACTACTACGGCGGAAAGTTCTCCACGTCCCAGAAGCGCGGCGTCTTCACGGACGCCGCCCTGGAGCTGCTGCCCGCCGACTACTGGCGCTACTTCCTGGTGTCGAACTCCCCGGAGTCCGACGACGTCTCCTTCACCTGGGAGCACTTCGCCGCGACCGTCAACAAGGACCTCGCCGACACCCTCGGCAACTTCGTCAACCGCGTGCTGTCCTTCTCGCGCAAGCGCTTCGGCGACGAGGTGCCCGCGGGCAAGGAGGCCGGCGAGGCGGAGGCGAAGCTGGGCGAGGAGATCGCCCGCCTGCTCGCGGAGTACGAGGGCCACATGGACGCCCTCCAGTTCCGCAAGGCCGCGGCCTCGCTGCGCGCCCTGTGGAGCGCGGGCAACGCCTACCTGGAGGAGAAGGCGCCCTGGCTGGAGATCAAGACCGACCAGGACGGCGCGGCGCTGACCCTGCGGACCGCGATGAACCTGATCCACCTGTACGCGGTGGTCTCCGAGCCGTTCATCCCGACGTCGGCGGCGGCCATGCGGTCGGCGTTCGCGCTGACCGGCGACACGGCGGCCTGGGTCTCCCAGGAGCAGGCCAAGTCCCTGGCCTCGGTCCCGGCGGGCACGGCCTTCACGGTCCCGCCGGTCCTCTTCGCAAAGATCACGGAGGAGGACCTGGAGGGCTACCGGGAGCGCTTCGGCGGCACGGAGGAGCCGACGGCGTAA
- a CDS encoding L,D-transpeptidase family protein: MPARRPLRFRVLAAAALLFMGVLVGYASPRETPDTPGAGEGEARRAGDGKAPVAGPGRARASGDGKAPDDRPGRAHATGPGGAPAAAGPRPRPDLALTRPGRLPAELPGLGPRTRARVPRDARQVVVVTGAGRHSSRSTVVLYERTAAGWQAGPAWPAHNALRGWTDHHRLGDLRSPRGVFGLTDAGGLRPDPGTKLPYDHSAGFIATGVDFEGEPLAGAFDYVIAINYNRVAGTSPLDWTRPLGAKKGGGIWIHVDHDGPTHGCVSLSLQHMERLLRTLDPDRHPVVVMGDARYLAR, translated from the coding sequence ATGCCCGCTCGCCGACCCCTGAGGTTCCGCGTCCTGGCGGCCGCGGCGCTGCTGTTCATGGGCGTGCTGGTCGGTTACGCGAGCCCGCGGGAGACGCCGGACACGCCGGGCGCGGGTGAGGGCGAGGCGCGGCGGGCGGGCGACGGCAAGGCTCCGGTAGCCGGGCCGGGTCGGGCCCGGGCCTCCGGTGACGGCAAGGCCCCGGACGACCGGCCGGGCAGGGCCCACGCCACCGGCCCCGGTGGGGCCCCGGCCGCCGCGGGGCCGCGCCCCCGCCCGGACCTCGCCCTGACCCGCCCCGGCCGGCTCCCGGCGGAGCTGCCGGGCCTCGGCCCGCGGACCCGGGCCCGCGTGCCCCGCGACGCGCGCCAGGTGGTGGTGGTGACCGGCGCGGGCCGCCACTCCTCCCGGTCCACCGTCGTGCTGTACGAGCGCACCGCGGCGGGCTGGCAGGCCGGCCCCGCCTGGCCCGCCCACAACGCGCTGCGCGGCTGGACCGACCACCACCGCCTGGGCGATCTGCGCTCGCCGAGGGGCGTCTTCGGCCTCACCGACGCGGGCGGGCTGCGCCCCGATCCCGGTACGAAGCTGCCGTACGACCACTCGGCCGGCTTCATCGCCACCGGCGTCGACTTCGAGGGCGAGCCGCTGGCCGGGGCCTTCGACTATGTGATCGCCATCAACTACAACCGCGTCGCCGGCACCTCACCGCTGGACTGGACCCGGCCGCTGGGCGCGAAGAAGGGCGGCGGCATCTGGATCCACGTGGACCACGACGGTCCCACGCACGGCTGCGTCAGCCTCTCGCTACAGCACATGGAACGGCTGCTGCGGACGCTGGACCCGGACCGGCACCCGGTCGTGGTGATGGGCGACGCGCGGTACCTGGCCCGCTGA
- a CDS encoding polysaccharide deacetylase family protein codes for MVSKKSVVRRTASTAAVLAVAAVTLALTLGGCSSMDTTSPKSARDDAGSEADGKFGSVDCRKAKCIALTFDAGPGEDTPQLLDTLKKEKVPATFFLLGKNHVLKYPDVVRRIAREGHEVANHTWTHQVLTDLDADEIREELGRTQDAIKKITGRKPVLMRPPQGRVDDEVTKVSKELGLSQVLWSVTAKDYKTTDSELIKKRVLDQAGQDGIILLHDIYAGTVPAVPGIIAELKKRGYTFVTVPQLLAPAEPKPGEVYRP; via the coding sequence ATGGTGAGCAAGAAGTCGGTGGTCCGCCGGACGGCATCCACCGCCGCCGTACTGGCGGTCGCGGCCGTGACGCTGGCGCTGACGCTGGGGGGCTGTTCGTCGATGGACACCACCTCGCCGAAGAGCGCCCGGGATGACGCCGGTTCCGAGGCTGACGGCAAGTTCGGCTCCGTCGACTGCCGCAAGGCCAAGTGCATAGCGCTCACCTTCGACGCCGGGCCCGGCGAGGACACCCCGCAGCTGCTGGACACGTTGAAGAAGGAGAAGGTGCCCGCGACCTTCTTCCTGCTCGGCAAGAACCACGTCCTCAAGTACCCCGACGTCGTACGCCGCATCGCGCGCGAGGGGCACGAGGTGGCCAACCACACCTGGACGCACCAGGTGCTGACGGATCTCGACGCCGACGAGATACGCGAGGAGCTGGGCCGCACCCAGGACGCCATCAAGAAGATCACCGGCCGCAAGCCCGTCCTGATGCGCCCGCCCCAGGGCCGCGTCGACGACGAGGTCACCAAGGTCAGCAAGGAACTCGGGCTCTCCCAGGTCCTGTGGAGCGTCACCGCCAAGGACTACAAGACCACCGACTCCGAGCTGATCAAGAAGCGGGTGCTCGACCAGGCGGGCCAGGACGGGATCATCCTGCTGCACGACATCTACGCCGGCACGGTGCCCGCCGTCCCCGGGATCATCGCCGAGCTGAAGAAGCGCGGGTACACCTTCGTGACGGTGCCGCAGTTGCTCGCCCCGGCCGAGCCGAAGCCGGGCGAGGTCTACCGGCCGTAA
- the aspS gene encoding aspartate--tRNA ligase codes for MHRYRSHTCGELRAADVDTDVRLSGWLHNRRDLGGILFIDLRDHYGLVQLVARPGTPANEALSHLTKETVVRIDGRVVSRGADNVNPDLPTGEIEVEVAEVEVLGAADQIPFTINTDDGVNEERRLEYRFLDLRRERMHRNIILRSQVIAALRREMTALGFHELATPILSATSPEGARDFLVPSRLHPGKFYALPQAPQQFKQLLMIAGFDRYFQIAPCFRDEDARADRSPGEFYQLDMEMSFVEQEDVFQVIEKVMTDLFEEFGGGRHVTSPFPRIPFREAMVKYGSDKPDLRAKLELVDVSDVFAGSGFKAFADKHVRALAVPDTADQPRKFFDQMGEFAVEHGAKGLAWVRVGDDGALTGPIAKFLTEDDVAALTEALGLKPGGAVFFGAGEFDEVSKIMGAVRVEAAKRAGHFEENVFRFCWIVDFPMFEKNEDTGQIEFSHNPFSMPQGGLEALETQDPLDILAWQYDIVCNGVELSSGAIRNHEPDIMYKAFGIAGYSKEEVESEFGGMLRAFKFGAPPHGGIAPGVDRIVMLLADEPNIRETIAFPLNGNAQDLLMGAPSEVDEARWKELHLSLRKPVQIKQAEK; via the coding sequence ATGCATCGGTACCGGTCCCACACCTGCGGCGAGCTCCGCGCCGCTGACGTCGACACCGACGTGCGCCTCTCCGGCTGGCTGCACAATCGGCGTGATCTGGGCGGCATCCTCTTCATCGATCTCCGCGACCACTACGGTCTGGTCCAGCTCGTCGCCCGTCCCGGCACCCCCGCCAACGAGGCGCTGAGCCACCTCACCAAGGAGACCGTCGTCCGGATCGACGGCAGGGTCGTCAGCCGGGGCGCCGACAACGTCAACCCCGACCTGCCCACCGGCGAGATCGAGGTCGAGGTCGCCGAGGTCGAGGTGCTGGGCGCCGCCGACCAGATCCCGTTCACGATCAACACGGACGACGGCGTCAACGAGGAGCGGCGCCTGGAGTACCGCTTCCTGGACCTGCGCCGCGAGCGCATGCACCGCAACATCATCCTGCGCTCCCAGGTCATCGCCGCGCTCCGCCGCGAGATGACCGCGCTCGGCTTCCACGAGCTGGCCACCCCGATCCTGTCCGCGACCTCGCCCGAGGGCGCCCGCGACTTCCTCGTGCCGTCGCGGCTGCACCCCGGCAAGTTCTACGCGCTGCCGCAGGCCCCGCAGCAGTTCAAGCAGCTGCTGATGATCGCGGGCTTCGACCGCTACTTCCAGATCGCGCCGTGCTTCCGCGACGAGGACGCCCGCGCCGACCGCTCGCCGGGCGAGTTCTACCAGCTCGACATGGAGATGTCCTTCGTCGAGCAGGAGGACGTCTTCCAGGTCATCGAGAAGGTCATGACCGACCTCTTCGAGGAGTTCGGCGGCGGCCGCCACGTCACCTCGCCGTTCCCGCGCATCCCGTTCCGCGAGGCGATGGTGAAGTACGGCTCCGACAAGCCGGACCTGCGCGCCAAGCTGGAGCTGGTGGACGTCTCGGACGTCTTCGCGGGCTCGGGCTTCAAGGCGTTCGCCGACAAGCACGTGCGCGCCCTGGCCGTGCCGGACACCGCCGACCAGCCGCGCAAGTTCTTCGACCAGATGGGTGAGTTCGCGGTCGAGCACGGCGCGAAGGGCCTGGCCTGGGTCCGCGTCGGCGACGACGGCGCGCTGACCGGCCCGATCGCCAAGTTCCTCACCGAGGACGACGTGGCGGCGCTCACCGAGGCGCTGGGCCTCAAGCCGGGCGGCGCGGTCTTCTTCGGCGCCGGCGAGTTCGACGAGGTCTCCAAGATCATGGGCGCGGTGCGCGTCGAGGCCGCCAAGCGCGCCGGCCACTTCGAGGAGAACGTCTTCCGCTTCTGCTGGATCGTCGACTTCCCGATGTTCGAGAAGAACGAGGACACCGGCCAGATCGAGTTCTCGCACAACCCGTTCTCCATGCCGCAGGGCGGCCTGGAGGCGCTGGAGACCCAGGACCCGCTGGACATCCTGGCCTGGCAGTACGACATCGTCTGCAACGGCGTCGAGCTGTCCTCCGGCGCGATCCGGAACCACGAGCCGGACATCATGTACAAGGCGTTCGGCATCGCGGGCTACTCGAAGGAAGAGGTCGAGAGCGAGTTCGGCGGCATGCTGCGCGCGTTCAAGTTCGGCGCCCCGCCGCACGGCGGCATCGCGCCGGGCGTCGACCGCATCGTGATGCTGCTGGCCGACGAGCCGAACATCCGCGAGACGATCGCGTTCCCGCTCAACGGCAACGCGCAGGACCTGCTGATGGGCGCCCCGAGCGAGGTCGACGAGGCGCGCTGGAAGGAACTGCACCTGTCGCTGCGCAAGCCGGTGCAGATCAAGCAGGCGGAGAAGTAG